Sequence from the Anaerolineae bacterium genome:
AAGGAAATCTTCGACAAGTGCTGGGAACTGCGGGCCTCGGGCGAAGACCTGATGATTTTCAACCAGTTCGAGGAGTTCGGCAACTACCTGTGGCACTACGCCGTCACCGGCAAGGCCATGGAAGAGGTGCTGGTTGACCACCTGGGGCCGCGGGATACCTTCCGGGGGCTGACGGTGACCACGGGCTCGGCCGGCACCATCGCCAGCGGCGACTATCTCAAGCAGGTCTTCCCCCAGGCCAAGATCGCCGCCGGAGAGGCGCTGCAGTGTCCCACGCTGACCGAGAACGGCTTCGGTGAGCATCGCATCGAGGGCATCGGCGACAAGCATGTGCCCTGGATCCACAATGTGAAGAACACCGACATGACCATCGCCATCGACGACAACGCTGTGGTGCGTCTGGCGCGGTTGTTCAACGAACCGGTCGGCCGGGCGTATCTGGTGCGTCAGGGCGTGCCCGAGGATTTCGTGGCCCGGTTAGGTTTGCTGGGCTTTTCGGGCATCGCCAACCTACTCATGGCCATCAAGTTCGCCAAATACTACGAGTTGGATGAGCACGACTTCGTGATCACCGTGCTTACCGACTCTATGGACCTCTACCAAAGCCGCCTGAAGGAGATGCGGATCGCGCACGGGGAGTACACCGAGGCCGACGCGGCAGCCGACTTCGCCCGTTACCTGCTGGGGGCCGACCTCGACCATGTGCAGGAACTCACCTATGTGGATCGCCGGCGCATTCACAACCTCAAATACTTCACCTGGGTGGAGCAGCAGGGCAAAACCTCGGACGAACTTCGCGCCCAGTGGTACGACCGGGATTACTGGAAGCACATTCAGGCGTTGGTGCCCGAAATCGACGCGTTGATCGAGGACTTCAACCGGCGGGTGCTGCAGGGATAGACCGGGCCTCAAAAGGAGGAAGATTTGTGAACGCCAAGGATAGCCCTTGGCTTCGTGGAAGAAAGTTAAGCACCATCTCTGGATTGGAAGATAGAGCGTATGACCGCCTTACCCCAGCCTGCTGATCTGGTGCTGGTCGCCTTTTTGCCCCACCCACGGGACCTCGAAATCGCCCGCGTGTTGGGGTGGTATCGCATCCCACTGGCCACGGCGCCCAAGGTGGTGGCCGTGGACTGGCTGGCCTTCTACCAGCCGGCGGCCTTTGGCCCGGCGCACCGCTGGCGCATCGAATGGGTGGCGCCGGTGTTGGGCCACGAGTTGGTCACCCGGCGGGAACTGTTCCGCGATGAGCCGGACCATCCCCGGGCGCACGAGAAGTATTACAAAGTGCAGTTGGGCCCCCTGGTGCGCCTGCCGCAGCCCATCCTGGCCCAACGCTGGCGGCGGGTGATCTTTCTCTACACCACGGGCGAGCGCCTGCTGGCCGCCCGAACGCTGTACGACCTGGTGGTGCGCGATGGGGAGCGCCGTCTGCTGTGGCGGGCGTTGCGCGAGCGGGCCGACCGCCCTTACCGCGCCCAAACGACCCCAGACGAAGTCCCGCCGGAAATCCTGGCGCTGTTACTTATGGAATCCTCCCAGAAGTCAACATGAGCAAAAAGCGAAAAAGAAGAAGACTCACCGCCCCAAGCCCCCAAGCGCGTTTACCAGACCCCACGCTCGACCCTCCGGGAACCCATCCCGAGCCTTACGAAATCGAATTCGGCAGGGACGGGAAGCCGGTGTATGTGGCCGGCCCTTACCACCCGCCGTGGTTTGTGGATGAGGTGCTGAGCACCCTGGAACGCACGGCCCCGGGGAGTTATCATTTCGTGGTTCCACTCGCCGAGGACGACCTGCCCGAAGATCTGCTCTGGGCGGGAGAGGAGGATGCGTTCGACACGGAAGACTGAAACGATGCGGCGTCGCCAAACCCGCCCCACACGCCGGGAATCGCCGTGCCCGCCTTCGCTCAAGACGAAGCGGAACTCATAGCCGGGTTGCTGCAGGGCCTG
This genomic interval carries:
- a CDS encoding pyridoxal-phosphate dependent enzyme; this encodes MTSFTPINLTVDEARLERAVQRARERGVLIPTFAQMQDPSRIPEEIQAELRHIGLWDLHPRNLFRITWHNEPVERGGGFGPVNVLEFPATLTGVRARILALVGKWFPTGAHKVGAAFGCLVPRLVTGQFDPTAQKAVWPSTGNYCRGGAYDSALLGCASISILPEGMSRERFVWLESIGSEVIKTPGTESNVKEIFDKCWELRASGEDLMIFNQFEEFGNYLWHYAVTGKAMEEVLVDHLGPRDTFRGLTVTTGSAGTIASGDYLKQVFPQAKIAAGEALQCPTLTENGFGEHRIEGIGDKHVPWIHNVKNTDMTIAIDDNAVVRLARLFNEPVGRAYLVRQGVPEDFVARLGLLGFSGIANLLMAIKFAKYYELDEHDFVITVLTDSMDLYQSRLKEMRIAHGEYTEADAAADFARYLLGADLDHVQELTYVDRRRIHNLKYFTWVEQQGKTSDELRAQWYDRDYWKHIQALVPEIDALIEDFNRRVLQG